The Thermotoga maritima MSB8 region TCACCTGTCCCATAGTTTCTCAACTGTTCAAAACCGCTCAAAGATATGCCAAAGAGAGGAAAGTCATCGTTTTTGGAAAAGAAGACCACCCGGAAATGGTGGCACTGAGAGGATACGCTCCTGCCATCGTCACGAAAGTTCCGTTCAAGCTCGAAGAAAAAAAGGTGGTCTTTCTCTCTCAGACCACTTCTTCGCTCGAAGAATATAAAGAGTTCGTTGCAGCGATGATCAGGATGAACGAATTCGAAGAAGCCGTTTTCCTCAACACCATATGCCCCGTAACTGTGAACCGAGAAAGGGAAGTGGAGGAGCTTTCAAAGATCTGTGATCTTTCCATAGTGGTCGGAGGAAAGCACAGTTCAAACACAGGAAAACTCTTCAGAATCGCTTCAAAACACTCAAAGACGATCTGGATAGAATCACCTGACGAATTACCAGCGGACGTAGTAAAATATGGTACGGTGTGTGTGTTCAGCGGTACTTCTACACCCAATTCTCTGATAGAAAACGTTGTCAGAAAACTGAAAGAGATGGAGGGGAAGAGAGATGGAACCATTTGAATTCAACGATGAAATCCTCAGCCAGTACGAACCTGAGGAGTTCAGAAGAGGACAGATTGTAAAAGGTGTGGTTATCGGCAAGGAAGACGATGGTGTGGTGGTGGACTTCGGGGGAAAAAGCGAGGGATTCGTACCGGAGAACGAACTGATCAAATCCTTAGATGAGTACAAAGTGGGTGAGAATCTCACCCTTCAAATACTGAATCTGAACTACGAAGAGAGATCTATTCTCTCGGAGAGGAGACCAGTTCTTCGAAAAACGCTTGAAGAGTTGAGAAAAGATTACGAAGAAAAGAAACCTGTGAAAGCCCGCATCGTTTCGCAGACGAAAGGAGGATACAACGTTTTACTGAAAGGAGTAGTCTCTGCTTTTCTTCCAGGATCACACTCCCTCCTCAGAAGGAACGATCCCATGCCTGAAAAAGAAATAGAAGTCATCATTTTGGAAATGGCTCAGACGAGACGGGGACCAAGAATCGTTGTTTCGCGAAGAGCTCTCCAGGATAAGAAGATCGAGGAGTTCTTCTCAGAGAAGAAAGTGGGAGACATCGTAGAAGGTACCGTGAAAGGGATCAGTAACGCAGGTGTCGAAGTTGAAATTTCAGAGGGAGTGAGGGGATTCATTCCCAGGAGCGAACTCAGCTACGACACCAGAATATCTCCTGAAGACATAGTGAAACCCGGCCAGAACATAACAGCGAAGATAATCGAACTGGACAAGGTGAAAAAGAATGTCATCCTGAGTTTGAAGAAACTCATGCCCGATCCGTGGGAAAAAGTGGAAGAGAAGTATCCGGTTGGAAAAGTGGTGAGTGGAGAAGTGACTTCGATTCATCCGTTCGGATTTTTTGTGAGACTGGAGCCCGGCGTGGAAGGACTTGTGCCAAGGTCTGAAGTCTTCTGGGGGAACGCAAGAAAAAGTCTTGAAGAAGTGGTGAGTGTTGGAGATCTGGTGAAGTTGAAGTTATCAATGTAGACAAAGAAAACAGAAAACTCACTTTGAGCTACAGAAAGGCAAAGGGAGATCCATGGGAAAACATCGAAGACAGGTACAATGTCAACAACGTGGTGACAGGAAAGGTGACGGGAATCATAAAACAGGGAGCTTTTGTCGAGTTAGAAGAAGGTGTTGAAGGATTCGTTCCCGTCTCTGAAATTTCATGGAAAAGAATTGATGAACCTGGAGAAATTCTAAAGATCGGCGAAAAGGTGAAAGTGAAGATCTTGAAGATAGACAAAGAGAACAGAAAGATCACTCTCAGCATAAAAAGAACACAGGAAAATCCCTGGGAACGTGCTCTCAAAGAGTTGAAACCAGATTCCATCGTGAGTGGAACCATAAAGAAGATCGTGAACTCGGGAGTGGTAGTGGAAGTCGAAGAGTACGATGTGGAGGGTTTCGTGCCGAACAACCATCTTCTCAGCGAGCCTGAAACGGGAAAAGCTTTAAACCTCGTCGTTCTTAGAATAGATCCCGACGAGGTGTTCGGTGGAAGAATGATACTGAGCGAAAAGCGGTATGAAGAAAGGAAAAACATAGAGGAGTACAAAAAAATGGTGGAGAAGGAGAGCTCTCAGAAATCCATTGGAGACCTTCTCAAAAAGAATGGAGAGTGAAATATGGCGACGGTTCTGATAGTTGGTAGACCAAACGTTGGAAAGTCTACTCTGTTCAACAAGCTGGTAAAGAAGAAAAAGGCTATTGTCGAAGACGAAGAAGGGGTCACCCGTGACCCCGTTCAAGATACTGTAGAGTGGTACGGGAAAACCTTTAAACTCGTGGACACCTGTGGAGTCTTCGACAATCCACAGGACATCATTTCCCAAAAGATGAAGGAAGTTACCCTGAACATGATCAGAGAAGCTGATCTCGTTCTGTTCGTTGTCGATGGAAAAAGAGGAATTACAAAAGAAGACGAATCGCTTGCCGATTTTCTCAGGAAATCCACCGTTGATACTATCCTTGTGGCGAACAAAGCGGAAAATCTCAGAGAGTTCGAAAGAGAAGTGAAGCCGGAGCTTTACAGTTTAGGATTTGGAGAACCAATACCCGTTTCTGCAGAGCACAACATAAATCTCGATACTCTCCTGGAGACGATCATCAAAAAGCTCGAAGAAAAAGGGCTGGATTTAGAATCAAAGCCCGAAATCACCGACGCAATAAAAGTTGCCATCGTTGGCCGACCGAACGTGGGAAAATCCACACTCTTCAACGCTATATTGAACAAAGAACGAGCTCTTGTGTCACCGATACCTGGAACAACGAGGGATCCCGTTGACGACGAAGTGTTTATAGACGGAAGAAAATACGTATTCGTTGACACGGCTGGTTTGAGGAGAAAATCCAGGGTCGAACCCAGGACTGTTGAAAAATACAGCAACTACAGGGTTGTGGACAGCATAGAAAAAGCGGACGTTGTTGTGATAGTTCTTGATGCAACTCAGGGTATCACAAGACAGGACCAGAGAATAGCCGGCCTTGTGGAAAGACGAGGGAGAGCCAGCGTCGTTGTTTTCAACAAATGGGATCTCGTTGAACACCGTGAAAAAAGGTACGACGAATTCACCAAATTATTCAGAGAGAAGCTCTATTTCATCGATTACAGTCCGCTTATCTTTACCTCCGCTGACAAAGGCTGGAACATAGACAGAGTGATAGACGCTATCAATTTAGCGTACGCTTCTTACACAACGAAAGTGCCGTCCAGTGCCATTAATTCGGCTCTTCAGAAAGTGCTCGCGTTCACGAATCTCCCTCGTGGTCTCAAGATCTTTTTCGGTCTTCAGGTGGACATAAAACCGCCTACTTTTCTCTTCTTTGTGAACAGCATAGAAAAGGTAAAAAATCCACAAAAGATTTTCCTCAGAAAACTGATCAGGGACTACGTTTTTCCGTTCGAGGGATCTCCTATATTCTTGAAGTTCAAGAGGAGCAGGTGATATCGTGGGCTGGTGGCTTTTCCCGATTCTCGGTTACTTCATAGGCTCGATTCCTTTCAGTTACTTGATCCCGAAGTGGCTGAAGGGTATTGATGTGAGAAAAGTGGGGAGTGGCAACGTTGGAGCGACGAATGCTATAAGAACCACAGGTCCTGCCGTTGGAGGGATTTGTCTTCTTCTGGATGCTTTGAAGGGATTTTTCCCTGTGTTCATTACCATTACTTTCTCAGGAGATTCGAAGATCGTATCACTCACGGCGATCGCGACTGTCCTCGGACACGATTTTCCGATTTTCATGAAGTTCAAAGGTGGAAAAGGAGTCGCTTCCACCCTTGGAATCATTTTCTGTCTTTCGTGGCCTACGGGACTAGTGTTCACACTGACCTGGCTTGTCATCGTAATGCTGACTAAATACGCTTCGCTTGGATCTCTTGTAGCTCTTTACGTTTCTGCTCTTCTGGGATATCTGCTCAAGGGCTACGATACGGGAATGCTGTTTCTCATTCTCGCGGTTCTTTCCACTCTCAGACACTCCGAAAACATCCAGCGTCTCCTGAACGGTACAGAAAGGAAGGTAAACCTCTTCAAGAGGTGAAAACGTGAAAAAAACGATATTGCTTTTGTTTCTGCTAACTTTTTCTGCTCTTTTCGCTCAAAGCGTTAGAGAGATGTTCTCAGAAGCGATCATAGACTGGGCAAAGGGAGATATATCTTCCGCACAGCAGAAGATAGAGGAGATCTTCTACAAACCCATCCCCGCTGAGAATCTCGCAGAGTTTTGGTATTTGAGAGCAAAATTGATGATAGAAACAGGAAGAGTGAGAGAGGCTTACGAGGATCTGAAAAACCTGCTTGTTATC contains the following coding sequences:
- the ispH gene encoding 4-hydroxy-3-methylbut-2-enyl diphosphate reductase → MKIVVAKNIGFCFGVERAIRTVEELLDEGKKVVTDGEIVHNKQVMEQLTKKGLKVSSEMTDGEVFVVRAHGIPKDRLEELKKIFPEVVDLTCPIVSQLFKTAQRYAKERKVIVFGKEDHPEMVALRGYAPAIVTKVPFKLEEKKVVFLSQTTSSLEEYKEFVAAMIRMNEFEEAVFLNTICPVTVNREREVEELSKICDLSIVVGGKHSSNTGKLFRIASKHSKTIWIESPDELPADVVKYGTVCVFSGTSTPNSLIENVVRKLKEMEGKRDGTI
- a CDS encoding S1 RNA-binding domain-containing protein, encoding MEPFEFNDEILSQYEPEEFRRGQIVKGVVIGKEDDGVVVDFGGKSEGFVPENELIKSLDEYKVGENLTLQILNLNYEERSILSERRPVLRKTLEELRKDYEEKKPVKARIVSQTKGGYNVLLKGVVSAFLPGSHSLLRRNDPMPEKEIEVIILEMAQTRRGPRIVVSRRALQDKKIEEFFSEKKVGDIVEGTVKGISNAGVEVEISEGVRGFIPRSELSYDTRISPEDIVKPGQNITAKIIELDKVKKNVILSLKKLMPDPWEKVEEKYPVGKVVSGEVTSIHPFGFFVRLEPGVEGLVPRSEVFWGNARKSLEEVVSVGDLVKLKLSM
- a CDS encoding S1 RNA-binding domain-containing protein; its protein translation is MSYRKAKGDPWENIEDRYNVNNVVTGKVTGIIKQGAFVELEEGVEGFVPVSEISWKRIDEPGEILKIGEKVKVKILKIDKENRKITLSIKRTQENPWERALKELKPDSIVSGTIKKIVNSGVVVEVEEYDVEGFVPNNHLLSEPETGKALNLVVLRIDPDEVFGGRMILSEKRYEERKNIEEYKKMVEKESSQKSIGDLLKKNGE
- the der gene encoding ribosome biogenesis GTPase Der, whose product is MATVLIVGRPNVGKSTLFNKLVKKKKAIVEDEEGVTRDPVQDTVEWYGKTFKLVDTCGVFDNPQDIISQKMKEVTLNMIREADLVLFVVDGKRGITKEDESLADFLRKSTVDTILVANKAENLREFEREVKPELYSLGFGEPIPVSAEHNINLDTLLETIIKKLEEKGLDLESKPEITDAIKVAIVGRPNVGKSTLFNAILNKERALVSPIPGTTRDPVDDEVFIDGRKYVFVDTAGLRRKSRVEPRTVEKYSNYRVVDSIEKADVVVIVLDATQGITRQDQRIAGLVERRGRASVVVFNKWDLVEHREKRYDEFTKLFREKLYFIDYSPLIFTSADKGWNIDRVIDAINLAYASYTTKVPSSAINSALQKVLAFTNLPRGLKIFFGLQVDIKPPTFLFFVNSIEKVKNPQKIFLRKLIRDYVFPFEGSPIFLKFKRSR
- the plsY gene encoding glycerol-3-phosphate 1-O-acyltransferase PlsY, whose product is MGWWLFPILGYFIGSIPFSYLIPKWLKGIDVRKVGSGNVGATNAIRTTGPAVGGICLLLDALKGFFPVFITITFSGDSKIVSLTAIATVLGHDFPIFMKFKGGKGVASTLGIIFCLSWPTGLVFTLTWLVIVMLTKYASLGSLVALYVSALLGYLLKGYDTGMLFLILAVLSTLRHSENIQRLLNGTERKVNLFKR